One Paenibacillus sp. FSL W8-0186 genomic window carries:
- a CDS encoding helix-turn-helix domain-containing protein: MQVCPYLEYSFRILGKKWNGLILHYLSLCANGSAHFSDIKRDLADITSRALSLKLAELIEYGLIEKKITANPAVTISYDLTEKGRALTAALTPIQKWAQQYENLHGKEEENK, encoded by the coding sequence ATTCAAGTTTGCCCGTACCTAGAGTATTCCTTCCGCATCCTTGGGAAGAAGTGGAATGGATTGATCCTTCATTATCTGTCGCTATGCGCAAACGGTTCCGCTCATTTCTCGGATATCAAGCGGGATTTAGCGGACATCACGTCAAGGGCTTTGTCCTTGAAGCTGGCCGAGCTGATCGAATACGGTTTAATCGAGAAAAAGATTACGGCAAACCCCGCGGTTACCATTTCATATGATTTGACGGAGAAGGGCCGGGCTTTAACGGCAGCGTTAACGCCTATCCAGAAATGGGCTCAGCAATATGAGAATCTACACGGAAAAGAGGAAGAAAACAAATGA
- a CDS encoding HepT-like ribonuclease domain-containing protein — MYYVNREQIERRLHMLPEIVQVLNSSDMLEAQNSGLLERYAIERALHLALEIVTDVGSYLIDGFIMRDASSYEDIIDIMLDEKVVDAGLHAVLIELVRLRKPLVQEYFAVDRVAVTGLLKQLKEAEALTVFAERVRAYLDQEGIES, encoded by the coding sequence GTGTATTACGTTAATCGGGAACAAATCGAGCGCAGATTACATATGCTGCCGGAAATTGTACAGGTTCTGAATTCATCGGATATGTTAGAGGCTCAGAATTCAGGGCTTTTGGAACGTTACGCCATAGAGAGAGCGCTTCATCTGGCGCTGGAAATCGTTACGGACGTAGGGAGCTATTTAATCGATGGCTTTATTATGCGGGATGCAAGCAGTTATGAGGACATCATCGATATTATGCTGGACGAGAAAGTGGTGGACGCGGGCTTGCATGCTGTTTTGATCGAGCTGGTGCGTCTGCGCAAGCCGCTGGTGCAGGAGTATTTTGCCGTCGACCGCGTTGCAGTTACAGGGCTCTTGAAGCAATTGAAGGAAGCAGAAGCGCTTACTGTCTTTGCTGAACGCGTTCGTGCATATTTGGATCAGGAAGGAATCGAGAGCTGA
- the racE gene encoding glutamate racemase, producing MFVQQAIAILDSGVGGLTVAKEVMRQLPREKIIYFGDTARSPYGPRSPEEVTLFTEQIVDYLIQFNPKMIVIACNTATAAALEHIKKKVSIPVIGVIHPGARAAISATKTGRVGVIGTVGTINSGAYITALKELNPVIDVESEACPDFAPLVEKGQFETPEAQLVVEHSLQEMKQHPIDCLILGCTHYPFLKRSIQAVMGPKVKLISSADETAREISTVLYQKGQLARGNEIPIHQFFCSGDSEMFNKIARQWLGEQIELTPIVWQVSTPS from the coding sequence ATGTTCGTGCAGCAAGCCATCGCAATATTAGACTCGGGAGTGGGCGGTCTTACCGTGGCCAAAGAAGTCATGAGACAGCTCCCCAGAGAGAAAATCATCTATTTCGGGGATACCGCCCGGTCTCCATACGGGCCCCGGTCTCCGGAAGAGGTCACTTTGTTTACCGAGCAGATCGTGGACTATTTGATTCAATTCAATCCGAAAATGATTGTCATCGCGTGCAACACTGCAACAGCAGCTGCACTAGAGCACATTAAGAAAAAGGTGAGCATCCCGGTCATCGGGGTAATACATCCTGGGGCAAGGGCTGCGATCAGCGCCACGAAGACGGGCCGGGTCGGGGTCATCGGTACGGTCGGCACGATTAATAGCGGGGCGTATATCACGGCTTTGAAGGAGCTCAATCCCGTGATCGACGTGGAGAGTGAAGCGTGCCCGGATTTCGCTCCCCTTGTGGAGAAGGGGCAGTTCGAGACGCCGGAGGCACAGCTGGTCGTGGAGCATTCACTGCAGGAAATGAAGCAGCATCCGATCGATTGCCTGATCCTTGGATGCACGCACTATCCGTTCCTGAAGCGTTCGATTCAGGCGGTCATGGGGCCGAAGGTGAAGCTGATCAGTTCCGCAGACGAAACCGCGCGCGAGATCAGCACCGTGCTGTATCAGAAAGGGCAGCTGGCCCGGGGCAATGAAATTCCGATTCATCAGTTTTTTTGCAGCGGGGATTCTGAAATGTTCAATAAAATCGCCCGCCAGTGGCTGGGGGAGCAGATCGAGCTTACCCCCATCGTATGGCAGGTTTCCACGCCTTCCTAA
- a CDS encoding YtxH domain-containing protein, giving the protein MSKGNKGWIWGAAIGTIVGSVTALLLAPKPGKELRKDIADGARQVGEKTGEIAGKVTEQSVHLAEIVKETAGNLIHDIQAWRESKGEEESTDEGKEVQISALPGENETEEAEAFAAAAIEAEASEAAEMIEATEQTAVVENEDKDKIQA; this is encoded by the coding sequence GTGAGCAAAGGAAACAAAGGATGGATATGGGGCGCAGCCATCGGTACGATTGTCGGTTCGGTTACGGCGCTGCTGCTTGCTCCCAAGCCGGGGAAAGAGCTCCGCAAGGATATTGCCGACGGGGCGCGTCAGGTCGGAGAGAAAACAGGCGAGATTGCCGGCAAGGTTACTGAACAGAGCGTTCATTTGGCCGAGATTGTAAAGGAAACCGCCGGAAATCTCATTCATGACATTCAGGCCTGGCGTGAGAGCAAGGGCGAGGAAGAAAGCACGGACGAAGGCAAGGAAGTGCAGATTTCCGCATTACCTGGGGAGAACGAAACCGAAGAAGCGGAAGCGTTCGCAGCTGCAGCCATCGAAGCCGAAGCAAGCGAAGCTGCTGAAATGATCGAAGCTACCGAGCAGACGGCCGTGGTTGAGAATGAGGATAAGGATAAAATCCAAGCATAA
- a CDS encoding tetratricopeptide repeat protein, translating into MTGFFMTIWQRLGIEPTNDIKEIKRAYGKQLQIYHPEEDAEGYQALREAYDRAIKLVNQRMDRSDDHMPVQTIERDEPEDQEDQEEQEGDENAAVFISRLSRDAGFVFSEPELYEFGDSSESVDEFIAQAIAIYDHFPTRISRDAWIELLNSKIAWDIFSKDEINRRMFEVLKDRCYLPQEVWQLLEGFFGWRHEFTAHWKEQEYAGADPFLEYYDKQLAEPGLSYEFLLGAGNIDYDRFLSCRYKGFQALFVNDLKEAGRFLEEAYGLFADDPDLLRLLGEYYLRKGNEEQALQAYGRQIRVVPDEMEGYLARARILFRQGQYAQAVEDYQWVLSRVPHLMEAKLSLGHCWLKLGQEDRARTYYLEVAEQADPASLEAVQALQGLAHAHPEHVRKLYNERKAARREKFKQKFSWLQICVFVLTLLSLGWYVQSLMMEANVMKTASVTSLDQLENTPKNSHVAITLTDVLDVGLGLYELQMGEMKGTTMIQGRSASEKNLQYYGFAKRYIYIGSFEGQHIVFLSEKWLGDSASLLMRPVTITGYARMLKSTDVESAVSFSLLSLPAETEKPLKLYPKYIEEGPQLQNKSMVGRGNSLAFYLFLCFVTWGLRLHMKKKKASKAAYSERTSL; encoded by the coding sequence ATGACGGGATTTTTTATGACGATTTGGCAGCGGCTTGGCATTGAGCCTACAAATGATATCAAGGAAATTAAGCGGGCGTATGGCAAGCAGCTTCAGATTTATCATCCAGAGGAAGACGCCGAGGGGTATCAGGCGCTCCGTGAGGCATATGACCGGGCAATAAAGCTAGTTAATCAACGGATGGATCGTTCAGATGATCACATGCCTGTTCAAACCATAGAGCGAGACGAGCCAGAAGATCAAGAAGATCAAGAAGAACAGGAAGGCGATGAGAACGCGGCCGTTTTCATTTCTAGGCTCTCGCGTGATGCTGGGTTTGTTTTTTCGGAACCGGAGCTTTATGAATTTGGGGATTCCTCTGAAAGTGTCGATGAGTTCATAGCACAAGCAATCGCCATATATGACCATTTTCCAACCCGGATTTCAAGAGACGCATGGATTGAGCTGCTCAATTCCAAGATAGCTTGGGACATCTTTAGTAAAGATGAAATTAACAGGCGAATGTTCGAGGTACTAAAAGACCGCTGCTATTTGCCTCAAGAAGTGTGGCAGCTGCTGGAGGGCTTCTTTGGATGGAGACACGAGTTTACGGCACATTGGAAAGAGCAAGAATACGCTGGAGCCGATCCCTTCCTGGAGTACTATGACAAGCAGCTGGCCGAACCTGGGCTAAGTTATGAGTTTTTGTTAGGTGCGGGCAATATCGATTATGACCGATTTTTAAGCTGCCGGTATAAGGGCTTTCAAGCACTATTCGTCAATGATTTGAAGGAAGCAGGTAGATTTCTTGAAGAAGCCTACGGTCTCTTTGCCGATGATCCCGATCTGCTCCGTCTGCTGGGCGAATATTATTTGCGAAAGGGGAACGAGGAACAAGCGCTGCAGGCTTACGGGAGGCAGATCAGAGTCGTGCCGGATGAGATGGAGGGTTACCTTGCCCGGGCTCGCATCCTCTTCCGGCAAGGACAGTATGCCCAAGCTGTAGAGGACTATCAATGGGTGCTGTCTCGTGTACCCCACCTGATGGAAGCCAAGCTGTCGCTGGGCCATTGCTGGTTGAAGCTAGGCCAAGAAGACAGGGCCAGAACATATTATCTGGAGGTGGCAGAGCAGGCAGATCCCGCTTCTCTGGAGGCGGTACAGGCGCTGCAAGGATTGGCTCATGCTCACCCTGAACATGTAAGAAAGCTGTACAATGAACGGAAAGCAGCCCGGCGGGAGAAGTTCAAACAGAAATTTTCCTGGCTGCAGATCTGTGTGTTTGTATTGACGCTGCTCAGCTTAGGCTGGTATGTGCAATCCCTGATGATGGAGGCAAACGTTATGAAGACCGCTTCGGTTACCAGCCTTGATCAACTGGAGAATACACCAAAAAACAGCCATGTAGCCATAACTCTTACGGACGTATTGGACGTTGGTTTAGGCCTGTATGAACTGCAAATGGGCGAAATGAAGGGAACTACAATGATTCAGGGGAGATCCGCATCTGAGAAGAATTTGCAGTATTACGGCTTTGCCAAGCGCTATATTTACATTGGAAGCTTTGAAGGGCAGCACATCGTATTTCTATCGGAAAAATGGCTTGGGGACAGCGCATCGCTGCTGATGCGCCCCGTGACCATCACCGGATATGCCCGTATGCTGAAGTCCACGGATGTTGAGTCTGCCGTCTCTTTTTCACTTCTTAGTCTGCCCGCCGAAACCGAGAAGCCTTTAAAGCTTTATCCGAAATATATCGAAGAAGGTCCGCAGCTTCAGAACAAGTCTATGGTTGGCCGGGGCAATTCGTTGGCTTTTTATTTATTCCTATGTTTTGTAACTTGGGGTCTTCGTTTACATATGAAAAAGAAAAAAGCGTCGAAAGCTGCTTATTCGGAAAGGACAAGCCTATGA
- a CDS encoding TraX family protein yields the protein MMQLLAMLTMLIDHVGLLFFPDQPLWRIIGRIAFPLYAYALALGHRHTSSRGKYVLRLLGIAALSQIPYQLAFETNELNVVFSLCAAAILLRVLDGLSPGWISYALIALVCALFEVFPFEYGAYGLLLMLIFNYMKPGPMLVGMHLLLNLAALFAYGWVIQLFSIIPTMIIAYGPNLWRRLESWRMPRWLWRTFYPAHLAVLAVIVHLIGE from the coding sequence ATGATGCAGCTGCTCGCCATGTTGACGATGCTGATCGATCATGTAGGACTGCTCTTTTTTCCCGATCAGCCCCTCTGGAGAATTATAGGCCGAATCGCATTTCCCCTATATGCTTACGCTTTGGCGCTAGGGCATCGCCATACATCCTCGCGCGGCAAATACGTGCTCCGGCTGCTCGGTATCGCGGCGTTGTCGCAAATTCCGTATCAACTGGCTTTCGAAACGAATGAATTGAATGTCGTTTTCTCGCTTTGCGCAGCGGCGATCCTGCTTCGTGTGCTCGACGGGCTGTCTCCAGGCTGGATATCCTACGCGCTGATTGCCCTGGTTTGCGCGCTGTTCGAGGTGTTCCCTTTCGAATATGGGGCATATGGACTGCTTCTCATGCTTATATTCAATTATATGAAGCCCGGTCCGATGCTCGTCGGAATGCATTTATTATTGAACTTGGCTGCGCTGTTTGCTTACGGCTGGGTCATCCAGCTCTTTAGCATCATTCCGACGATGATCATTGCGTACGGGCCGAATTTATGGAGAAGGCTTGAGTCGTGGCGGATGCCTCGCTGGCTCTGGAGAACGTTCTACCCGGCGCACTTGGCCGTGCTTGCCGTGATCGTTCATCTTATTGGCGAGTAG
- a CDS encoding patatin family protein, translating to MPSLILEGGTLRPIFSAGVMDALLDEEMMFPYCIGVSAGISNGFSYISKQKRRNLEIVEQYRNDPRYIGYRNFLRHRSLFGLDFIFGEIPGQLIPFDMETFNSYEGKLLVGVTNALTGRPEYMDGLQIDEAMTMLRATCAIPMFFPAIEMNGAKYYDGGLTDPIPIRKAVEDGNEKHLIILTQPKGYVKTFSKQNAAVARLLRRKYPLLEEILLTRHERYNETVAYCERLEQEGQAIIIRPKVPLDSFEKNVGKLRDTCQHGYDLAMEHMKDIRKLFH from the coding sequence GTGCCAAGCTTAATATTGGAAGGGGGAACTCTGCGCCCGATTTTCAGCGCGGGCGTCATGGATGCGCTGCTGGACGAGGAAATGATGTTCCCTTATTGCATTGGAGTATCCGCCGGAATCAGCAATGGATTTTCCTATATATCCAAGCAGAAACGAAGGAACCTGGAAATCGTGGAGCAGTACCGCAACGATCCCCGCTACATTGGATACCGTAATTTTCTGCGCCATCGCAGCTTATTCGGGCTGGATTTCATCTTTGGCGAAATTCCAGGCCAGCTGATCCCTTTCGATATGGAAACGTTCAACAGCTATGAGGGCAAGCTGCTTGTCGGAGTTACCAACGCGCTAACCGGCCGGCCGGAATATATGGATGGTCTGCAAATTGACGAAGCAATGACCATGCTCAGGGCTACCTGTGCCATTCCCATGTTTTTTCCGGCAATTGAAATGAACGGCGCCAAATACTATGACGGCGGGTTAACCGACCCGATTCCGATCCGCAAGGCCGTCGAGGACGGAAATGAGAAGCATTTAATCATTCTGACTCAGCCGAAGGGATATGTTAAAACATTCAGCAAGCAAAATGCAGCGGTCGCCAGATTATTAAGACGGAAATACCCGCTGCTGGAGGAAATATTGCTGACGAGGCATGAACGTTATAATGAGACGGTCGCCTATTGCGAGCGATTGGAGCAAGAGGGCCAAGCGATCATTATCCGTCCGAAGGTGCCGCTGGACAGCTTCGAGAAGAACGTCGGCAAGCTGCGCGATACATGCCAGCATGGCTATGACCTGGCGATGGAGCATATGAAAGACATCCGCAAGCTGTTCCATTAA
- a CDS encoding DUF2642 domain-containing protein gives MGIFGRLFKRRKLELRLLHAGLELLKQRVEHLESLLAAATFPDSETVERLSKFAGESLAIQTMSLTIPGTLVAVHSDNFEIRDTNRRLVFIPAAKIISVTFDNK, from the coding sequence ATGGGCATCTTCGGCCGCTTGTTCAAACGGCGCAAGCTGGAGCTCCGCCTGCTGCATGCTGGGCTAGAGCTGTTGAAGCAGCGGGTTGAGCATTTGGAAAGCCTGCTCGCCGCAGCTACATTCCCCGATTCCGAGACGGTGGAACGGCTCAGCAAATTCGCCGGTGAGTCTCTTGCCATTCAGACTATGAGCTTAACCATTCCTGGAACGCTGGTTGCTGTTCATAGCGACAATTTTGAAATCCGCGATACAAACAGAAGGCTTGTCTTCATTCCCGCCGCAAAAATCATATCCGTTACGTTTGATAATAAATAG
- a CDS encoding DUF1266 domain-containing protein, translating into MTEALFLNDPLNDHSVGGLNRLSVLSSQLLDNWMYHHYGIKSSITCDRKLKWLLYEGYRSEFRQLRDSLAVLPMTERDLYIASLPDSDEWKSKLRRVSQLMPYLVRPGIAAYDYALYLAVAQSGVRLGYLAFNEARIFSREIAKLAQSQYESWDEYHLACIAGMHYLSGNDKSQKKDYSTYMHVRMLSRRLSPSKRISWRAKL; encoded by the coding sequence ATGACTGAAGCACTGTTTTTGAATGACCCGCTGAACGATCACAGCGTCGGGGGGTTGAATCGGCTCAGCGTGCTGTCCAGCCAATTGCTAGACAATTGGATGTATCATCACTATGGAATAAAGAGTTCAATAACTTGCGACAGAAAACTGAAATGGCTGCTGTACGAGGGATACAGATCAGAGTTCAGGCAGTTGAGGGATAGTCTGGCTGTCCTGCCAATGACGGAGCGCGACCTGTACATTGCCAGTCTTCCAGACTCCGATGAGTGGAAGAGCAAATTGAGGCGGGTTAGCCAGCTCATGCCTTATCTGGTCCGGCCGGGGATTGCGGCTTATGATTATGCATTATATCTGGCCGTCGCTCAATCCGGCGTCAGATTGGGTTATTTGGCTTTCAATGAAGCGCGGATCTTTTCCCGAGAAATTGCCAAGCTGGCTCAGAGCCAGTATGAGAGCTGGGACGAATATCATCTGGCCTGCATCGCCGGTATGCATTATCTTAGCGGCAACGATAAATCTCAAAAAAAGGATTACAGTACGTATATGCACGTGCGAATGCTGTCCCGAAGGCTCAGTCCCAGCAAGCGGATCAGTTGGCGAGCCAAATTGTAG
- a CDS encoding Dabb family protein gives MIKHIVLFKLKDSSPESIERTAGVLRDMEGKIEQLRSIEVGIDVVKSPRSYDIALVTTFDSLEDLQGYQVHPVHKKVIEHMAEARESQVAVDFEF, from the coding sequence ATGATTAAACATATTGTATTGTTCAAGCTAAAGGATTCTTCGCCGGAGAGCATTGAGAGAACGGCTGGCGTTCTTCGCGATATGGAAGGAAAGATCGAGCAGCTTCGCAGCATTGAGGTAGGGATCGACGTCGTCAAGTCTCCGCGTTCTTACGATATAGCGCTGGTTACCACATTTGATTCCCTTGAGGATCTGCAGGGCTATCAGGTACACCCTGTGCATAAGAAAGTGATCGAGCATATGGCGGAAGCCAGAGAGAGCCAGGTTGCTGTTGATTTTGAATTCTAG
- a CDS encoding DsbA family protein: protein MTNQNMMCDLQTGVCGEAGDDTVELIDLNEPEKKVKLYYVTDPICSHCWALEPVLRRFQEQYGHYFLFHTVMGGLLESWNGFADVSNGIQSPADVAGHWREVGEHSRMPIDGSLWLDNPVQSSYIPSRIYKIIQQQNVQLADTFLRRAREAVFAFNRNIGTDEVLADIVSQMGLNGADIVDQAAVPAAQSLLEEDFELSRSLGVRGFPTIIMVNSDNKGVKIVGARSLADYVKALSQVLEAESLQVRAVPEVAALLMRELRLFSKEIEIMYDLEQHEVATFLEKSLPADKYSLSQIVGETYVESK from the coding sequence ATGACAAACCAGAATATGATGTGTGATTTACAGACAGGAGTATGCGGTGAAGCCGGCGACGATACGGTGGAGCTTATCGATCTGAATGAGCCTGAGAAGAAAGTGAAGCTGTATTATGTCACCGATCCCATCTGCTCCCACTGCTGGGCGCTTGAGCCCGTACTAAGACGCTTTCAGGAGCAATACGGACATTATTTCCTGTTTCACACGGTAATGGGCGGATTGCTGGAGAGCTGGAACGGCTTTGCCGATGTCAGCAACGGCATTCAAAGTCCGGCGGATGTAGCCGGCCACTGGCGCGAAGTGGGCGAGCATTCCCGCATGCCGATCGACGGCTCGCTGTGGCTGGACAATCCTGTACAATCCTCTTACATTCCCTCTCGCATATACAAAATCATTCAGCAGCAGAATGTGCAGCTGGCGGATACGTTTTTGCGGCGGGCGAGGGAAGCGGTATTTGCCTTCAATCGAAACATCGGAACCGACGAAGTGCTTGCCGATATCGTCAGCCAAATGGGCTTGAATGGAGCCGATATTGTAGACCAAGCCGCCGTGCCGGCTGCACAGAGTTTGCTGGAGGAGGATTTCGAGCTGTCCAGGTCGCTTGGAGTACGAGGCTTCCCGACGATCATTATGGTCAATAGTGACAATAAGGGCGTGAAAATCGTCGGGGCCAGATCATTAGCAGACTATGTGAAGGCCCTGTCCCAAGTACTGGAAGCAGAATCCCTGCAAGTACGCGCCGTTCCGGAAGTAGCAGCCCTTCTAATGAGAGAGCTGCGCTTATTCTCCAAAGAAATTGAAATCATGTACGATCTTGAGCAGCATGAAGTGGCAACGTTTCTAGAAAAGTCCCTCCCTGCGGACAAGTATTCACTTTCGCAAATCGTCGGAGAAACTTACGTAGAATCCAAATAA